One window of the Manihot esculenta cultivar AM560-2 chromosome 14, M.esculenta_v8, whole genome shotgun sequence genome contains the following:
- the LOC110600412 gene encoding uncharacterized protein LOC110600412 yields MPSHIYLPFFLSLSTCYIYIYDHFPCKPISHIAHDHLVFCYLMPQSRFAMDWFSWLSRSGLEPSLTYEYGLAFARNELQEEDLSHFNHEFLQSMGISVAKHRLEILKLAKKEVGANTTGISKFILAINKTKKSLKKCISKLVFHEESVFKALPEPLSRYRDEQSTGVFTRKFQVEKPPVLRTRIQAKSGPLDGSMPENLMLNHRNLKLSGPLDGRLPENLMPIPNNRSVKLSGPLDVKMQEKLVFAHRRSNPVQQSLMAGGRSPRIPRPLDGLKRDRVINDDFDDQSQWAHLFEDLKPT; encoded by the coding sequence ATGCCCAGCCACATTTACTTGcccttctttctttccttgtctacttgttatatatatatatatgaccaTTTCCCATGCAAGCCTATCTCTCACATTGCACATGACCACCTTGTATTCTGCTATCTTATGCCACAGTCAAGATTTGCCATGGATTGGTTCTCCTGGCTATCAAGAAGTGGCCTTGAGCCCTCACTGACCTACGAGTATGGCCTTGCTTTCGCCCGAAATGAGCTCCAAGAAGAGGATTTAAGCCACTTCAACCATGAGTTTTTGCAGAGTATGGGCATTTCAGTAGCCAAACACAGGCTGGAAATACTCAAGCTTGCTAAGAAAGAAGTTGGTGCAAACACAACTGGAATTTCCAAGTTCATTTTGGCAATCAACAAAACCAAAAAGAGCCTTAAGAAGTGTATTAGCAAGTTGGTTTTCCATGAGGAGTCTGTGTTTAAGGCATTGCCAGAGCCGCTGTCTCGGTATAGAGACGAGCAGAGCACAGGAGTCTTCACAAGAAAGTTCCAGGTAGAGAAGCCTCCAGTACTCAGGACCAGGATACAAGCAAAATCAGGTCCTTTGGATGGAAGCATGCCGGAAAATTTGATGCTGAACCACAGAAACCTGAAGCTATCAGGGCCTTTAGATGGAAGGCTGCCAGAAAATTTGATGCCTATACCCAACAACAGAAGCGTAAAACTTTCTGGGCCTTTGGATGTGAAAATGCAAGAGAAGTTGGTGTTTGCTCATAGGAGATCAAACCCTGTACAGCAGAGTTTGATGGCTGGAGGAAGAAGCCCAAGAATACCTAGGCCATTGGATGGTCTCAAGCGGGACAGGGTGATCAATGATGATTTTGATGATCAGTCACAGTGGGCTCACCTTTTTGAGGACTTGAAACCCACTTGA